From the genome of Deltaproteobacteria bacterium:
CATGGATCGGCTACCGGCAGTTCTGTCAACTCTTTCTCTACCCTCTCTTTCTCCAGGCATACAAGAATGTTTCGTTTCAGCCCTGGCTCAGGGGCCAAATCGACGGGATCGATCCGGAACAGTTCAACCGTCTGATGTCGCTGCGCGACCTTGCGCGTCCGGGCGTGTTCTCGCACGTGTTTCTTCAGGCGAAGATGCAGGCCAGGTATGGAAGTTCCGATAAAGATATCAGAACCACTATGAAGAGCGTCGGTTTCCACAAGAACCTGATCCTTTCCAATGTGGATCGACTCCGGAAGATCGTCCGACGACTTTCATTGAAACCGAGAGAGTCCGAGTGGTCGGACTACGAGCGATTTCATACCTATACGAACGAGGACCTGGAGAGGAAGGCGGCCTTCGTACGCCGCGCTGTCCATTCCCGCCCCTGGAATCTGGTGTGGGATCTCGGCTGCAACACCGGCGCTTTCTCACGAATCGCCTCGGAGAATGCCCGCTACGTAGTGGCCATGGACGCCGATCATCTGGCTGTCGAGCGCTTCTATCAAGCGCTTCGGTCTGAAGGACGGGAAGCTATCCTACCTTTGGTGATGAACCTCTCCGATTCGTCGCCGGATTTAGGCTGGAGGGGACTGGAGCGAAAAAGCATTGTCGGCCGCGGTAAACCTGACCTGACACTGTGCCTTGCTTTGATACACCATCTGGTGATCACCGCCAACATACCCCTACCGGAGCTTGTAGACTGGCTGGCCGCTCTCGGAACGGATCTCGTAATTGAATTCATCCTTAAAGAGGATCCCATGGTCCGGACCCTGTTGAGAAACAAAGCGGACCACTATGACGACTATGACCTGGCGGTGTTCGAAGGCTCCCTTTCAGCGTCTTTTGAAGTGATCGAGCGTGAACCCCTCGGAAACGGCACCCGGATCCTTTTTTTCGCCCGGAACCGGGTCCGAACCGGATAGACCATAACTCATCGAAGATAAGACTGAGTAACTCCTGTTTGTTTCTATGAATCAAAAACGCGAAGCCCTCGTAGACCTGCTGCATCTGTTCGTGCTGTCCGGATTCGCTCTGGCCCAGCCCTTATATGACTCGCTTTCGAGACAGGCCGAATTTTTTGTCGCCCGGCGATCGGAACCCCTGGACTTCGTGGTGCTGGCATTTGTGCTTTCCGCGCTGATTCCCGCGACATTGGCCCTTATGGAATGGCTGGTCGATCTGGTCGCGCCGGCGCTTCGCAAACGCTTCCACACAGCGATCGTAGCCCTGCTGATGGCGCTCGTCCTCTTGCCTGCGTTGAAACGGTTCGATCCGCTGCCCGCCGGAATCGTTGTTTTGGCGGCGGCGGGATTGGGCGCAGGCTTGAGTTATGTCATTACAAGGTTCCGTCCGGCGAGATCGTTCCTGACTGTGTTATCCCCTTCGATTCTCTTTTTTCCCGTCCTCTTTCTTTTCCATTCCCCTGTAACCAAGCTGCTGTTATCCCATCAGGAACCGCACTTCGCCGTCGAAGCGCCCTCAACCACACCGGTCGTCCTGGTGGTGTTCGACGAATTCTGCGTTACCAGTCTCATGAACCAGCAAGGCCGAATCGATCCCATTCGATATCCCAATTTCGCCGCCTTTGCAGACGATGCAACATGGTTTCGAAACGCCACCACGGTGGGTATGTTGACGAATATAGCTCTACCGGCCATACTTACGGGTAGATATCCGACCCGGCCCAGCTTGCCTCACGCGTCCGATTTTCCAAATACTCTTTTTACACTGCTGGGCGCCTCGTATGACCTTCATGTTATCGAGCCGGTAACGGATCTCTGTCCGCACGACCTGTGCGAGGGAGAACGGGAGCCCCGGAAGCCGGAGGAACGGATCGGATCGTTGATGCTGGATCTCTCGGTCATTTATCCCCACCTGATCCTTCCAGGAGGTCTCGCGAACTGCATCCCGAGCATCGCACACGCATGGGGGGGATTCATCGAGCAGGAACAAGGCGCCTCTGACTCCAGATTGGGAAAAGAGGTCTGGGGAGATCGTGGCCGGAATTTCTTGAGTTTCGTCGACTCCATTCAGGATGGCGACAAGCCCAAACTGCATTTCCACCACACCCTGCTTCCGCATGCGCCGTACGACTTTCTACCCTCGGGCAAGAAATATTCCACGGCGGGATGGGCGTGTGGCCTGTTCCCAAATTCGGAGCAATGGCGGGAACAAGAGGAGCCGGTTGTTCATGCTCACCAGCGTTACCTGCTTCAAGTGGGTTTCGTGGACCAACTTGTCGGAAAGCTCGTGCGGCGTCTCAAGAAGGAGAATTTGTATGATCGTTCCTTGATTCTGCTCACTTCAGACCACGGTGTGAGCTTTATTCCGGGCGACGATCGCAGGGGGGTGACTGAGAAAAATCTCAGCGATATCCTTAGCGTTCTCCTGATGATCAAAAAGCCCCACCAACATCGCGGAGAAGTGAGCGACAGGTACATCGAGTCCGTTGATATCCTGCCGACCATCGGGGAAATACTGAACGTTTCCATTCCATGGTCAGTGGACGGCCGGTCGGCCTTCAGTGCCTCTTGGGCGGAGCGAACCCAGAAGACCATTTT
Proteins encoded in this window:
- a CDS encoding methyltransferase is translated as MEPGSFRDRNGRVVYTAEGVFRLLSDHALRQWEALSKTLFFQRLMSDGKIVETERVHPEPRALTHGIDGNWAAVLKHRTVPFVSYPYEWCFGMLQDAALLQLELLRAALDEDMILKDASAYNVQWIGTRPIFIDVPSFEEWEAGEPWIGYRQFCQLFLYPLFLQAYKNVSFQPWLRGQIDGIDPEQFNRLMSLRDLARPGVFSHVFLQAKMQARYGSSDKDIRTTMKSVGFHKNLILSNVDRLRKIVRRLSLKPRESEWSDYERFHTYTNEDLERKAAFVRRAVHSRPWNLVWDLGCNTGAFSRIASENARYVVAMDADHLAVERFYQALRSEGREAILPLVMNLSDSSPDLGWRGLERKSIVGRGKPDLTLCLALIHHLVITANIPLPELVDWLAALGTDLVIEFILKEDPMVRTLLRNKADHYDDYDLAVFEGSLSASFEVIEREPLGNGTRILFFARNRVRTG
- a CDS encoding sulfatase-like hydrolase/transferase, whose translation is MNQKREALVDLLHLFVLSGFALAQPLYDSLSRQAEFFVARRSEPLDFVVLAFVLSALIPATLALMEWLVDLVAPALRKRFHTAIVALLMALVLLPALKRFDPLPAGIVVLAAAGLGAGLSYVITRFRPARSFLTVLSPSILFFPVLFLFHSPVTKLLLSHQEPHFAVEAPSTTPVVLVVFDEFCVTSLMNQQGRIDPIRYPNFAAFADDATWFRNATTVGMLTNIALPAILTGRYPTRPSLPHASDFPNTLFTLLGASYDLHVIEPVTDLCPHDLCEGEREPRKPEERIGSLMLDLSVIYPHLILPGGLANCIPSIAHAWGGFIEQEQGASDSRLGKEVWGDRGRNFLSFVDSIQDGDKPKLHFHHTLLPHAPYDFLPSGKKYSTAGWACGLFPNSEQWREQEEPVVHAHQRYLLQVGFVDQLVGKLVRRLKKENLYDRSLILLTSDHGVSFIPGDDRRGVTEKNLSDILSVLLMIKKPHQHRGEVSDRYIESVDILPTIGEILNVSIPWSVDGRSAFSASWAERTQKTIFDQDYRKHSVAAEMVRKEVTLERQLMLFGSGNQTGPFPYLRSPEGLIGKSIEDLGPVGQSDLRVLFENEPMPAAVDPEADFVPCHLLATIQADRKLDHPLRLAIAVNGVIRAVASSYEDQDDKATLSVIVPDSSFHPGFNRLETFVVATGKQGLALSRTNVQRDLTYTLLSDTEGETVTCSDGKSFPVVREAIQGILDVAEVTNDFVRLEGWAADIEEGELPALIVLFSEGVSSYVSWNNLDRPDVAEHFDNSMLTASGFRFWAPLGAFEGKAVRVFALSNGGAASELGYSENARWVSNGGSFLESAFAPFRIRFQAAFGRIQGERHPGFRPIRRWRGIGAQVR